From Penicillium digitatum chromosome 5, complete sequence, one genomic window encodes:
- a CDS encoding Zinc finger, CCHC-type — protein MVGSKRNPPASRVDTGEHDEEDHAGEGSSMHARLQKNPTRKRFHELAREYQNLKKVQELEDEVTVLYSDKIETEIVIESLTQERDKAIAYRDLAVRERGG, from the exons ATGGTCGGATCGAAGCGAAACCCACCTGCTAGCCGCG TTGATACTGGTGAacatgatgaagaagatcacgCTGGAGAAGGTTCCTCTATGCATGCACGATTGCAGAAGAATCCGACTCGTAAACGGTTTCACGAGCTCGCCCGCGAGTACCAGAACTTGAAGAAAGTCCAGGAATTAGAGGACGAAGTGACAGTCCTATATTCCGATAAGATTGAAACCGAGATTGTTATCGAGTCGCTCACACAGGAGCGAGATAAGGCGATTGCTTATCGAGACCTTGCAGTTCGTGAGAGGGGTGGGTGA